One window of Pseudacidobacterium ailaaui genomic DNA carries:
- a CDS encoding beta-galactosidase, whose amino-acid sequence MKKLLFCLGLWLAYSPFAIPQQTAPEGPAADTSSLLTGVAWYPEQWPESRWETDLSLMEAAHIHLVRIGEFAWSRIEPQEGSYDLDWMDRAIALAAKHHIVTVIGTPTDAPPAWMTQRYPDILRVNLNGQRDEHGNRRQFSYTSPRYLAFCRKVVEQLGRRFGHNPNVIGWQIGNEFSFDSYDSYTKKLFQQWLRDKYKTLSALNQHWTTAYWSQTYTAWEQIPLEDTRGNPGLLLDHRRFVSDVWLHFENNQIDVLRAQITPWQFITTNIGGLAWSDRWDHYTIAHPLDLASWDDYVGQGQVDPYKDGAMHDLIRGLKQKNFWVMEAQPGFVNWAPINNALDRGEVRRMAWAAVGHGADAICYWQWRSALNGQEQYHGALLGADGTPNPLYTEIQQIGEEFHRLGPELYGTTPQSEVAILHDYDSRWAIDFEPHTARYDQLQVLLDFYRPLRDQAQSVDIVPPDADLDRYKLVVAPSLNVIPDKLGQHLLRYVQHGGRLVLGPRSGMKDAFNALDVHRQPGPLVAPLGGRVEQYYALEGPVPVSGTWGTATADIWAEALSTRDPQTRVLMRYGKSNGWLDGQPAAITRQLGQGSITYLGTLLDASAMNAAVRWMLHGSGVHPVFGPLPHGVEVCRRTRPGHTIFILINENQTPVTVPLPHPMKDLLHAGPSSARVVLPVHGVAVLESNP is encoded by the coding sequence ATGAAAAAACTGCTTTTCTGCCTTGGTCTTTGGCTGGCATATTCGCCCTTCGCGATACCGCAACAGACGGCGCCCGAAGGCCCTGCCGCCGACACGTCCTCTTTGCTGACAGGTGTGGCATGGTATCCGGAGCAGTGGCCCGAATCGCGATGGGAGACGGACTTGAGCCTGATGGAGGCCGCGCACATTCATCTGGTGCGCATCGGTGAGTTCGCCTGGAGCCGCATCGAACCACAGGAAGGCAGCTATGATCTGGACTGGATGGACCGGGCCATTGCGCTGGCAGCAAAGCACCATATTGTCACGGTGATCGGCACGCCAACCGATGCCCCTCCGGCCTGGATGACCCAGAGATATCCGGACATCCTGCGCGTAAACCTTAATGGCCAGCGCGATGAGCATGGCAACCGGCGCCAGTTTTCCTATACCAGTCCGCGCTATCTGGCCTTTTGCCGTAAAGTGGTCGAGCAACTGGGCCGGAGGTTTGGTCACAACCCGAATGTCATCGGCTGGCAGATTGGAAACGAATTTTCCTTCGACTCCTACGACAGCTACACAAAAAAACTCTTTCAGCAATGGCTGCGGGACAAGTACAAGACCCTCAGCGCACTGAACCAGCACTGGACCACCGCCTACTGGAGCCAGACCTATACTGCCTGGGAGCAGATTCCGCTGGAAGACACCCGGGGAAATCCTGGGCTGCTGCTGGACCACCGCCGGTTTGTAAGCGATGTGTGGCTCCATTTTGAGAACAACCAGATTGATGTGCTGCGTGCACAGATTACCCCTTGGCAATTCATTACGACCAATATTGGCGGCCTGGCCTGGAGCGACCGCTGGGACCACTACACCATCGCCCATCCGCTGGACCTGGCCTCCTGGGATGACTACGTGGGACAGGGCCAGGTGGACCCCTACAAGGACGGCGCCATGCACGACCTGATACGCGGGCTGAAGCAGAAGAACTTCTGGGTGATGGAAGCGCAGCCCGGCTTTGTAAACTGGGCGCCGATCAACAATGCTCTGGACCGCGGCGAAGTCCGCCGCATGGCGTGGGCCGCTGTAGGGCATGGCGCAGACGCCATCTGTTACTGGCAATGGCGCAGCGCCCTGAACGGGCAGGAACAATATCATGGAGCGCTGCTTGGCGCTGATGGAACGCCCAATCCTCTCTATACGGAAATCCAGCAGATTGGCGAAGAATTTCACCGCCTGGGACCGGAACTCTACGGGACCACTCCCCAGTCAGAGGTTGCCATTCTGCATGACTATGACAGCCGCTGGGCAATCGATTTTGAGCCCCATACGGCACGTTATGACCAGTTGCAGGTCCTGCTTGATTTCTACCGCCCTCTTCGCGACCAGGCCCAATCGGTGGACATAGTCCCTCCGGATGCGGACCTGGACCGCTATAAGCTGGTCGTGGCCCCCAGTCTGAATGTCATTCCGGACAAGTTAGGACAGCACTTACTCCGTTATGTTCAGCATGGAGGCCGTCTGGTGCTGGGGCCTCGCTCCGGCATGAAGGACGCATTCAATGCCCTCGATGTCCATCGTCAGCCTGGCCCTCTGGTCGCTCCGCTGGGCGGGCGCGTCGAGCAATATTACGCGCTGGAGGGTCCGGTTCCTGTGTCCGGAACATGGGGCACGGCCACTGCGGACATCTGGGCCGAGGCGCTCAGCACGCGTGATCCACAAACCCGCGTCCTGATGCGTTATGGCAAGAGCAATGGTTGGCTCGATGGCCAGCCTGCAGCCATCACCCGCCAGCTCGGCCAGGGCAGCATCACCTATCTTGGGACCCTGCTCGATGCCTCTGCAATGAATGCAGCCGTCCGCTGGATGCTGCACGGCAGCGGCGTACACCCAGTGTTCGGGCCGCTGCCCCACGGTGTAGAAGTGTGCCGCAGGACCCGACCGGGACATACCATCTTCATCCTCATCAACGAAAACCAGACACCTGTCACTGTTCCGCTTCCACATCCAATGAAAGACCTGCTCCACGCAGGTCCCTCATCGGCAAGAGTGGTTTTGCCTGTTCATGGAGTCGCCGTACTGGAAAGTAATCCCTAG